From the genome of Candidatus Bathyarchaeota archaeon, one region includes:
- a CDS encoding class I SAM-dependent methyltransferase, producing MHVIFYGKDVSRLLESALTSLNKSIKFTMLDLGCGDGKLIFALYKKGLLGNAEEIVGVDLSQDRIERLKENLPFVKGVISDALDLKQLTDSSFDFVICAQLMEHVKNDRTLVLGIERLLKTDGLAYISSVIKKWWGFYIYFKEGSFRLDPTHVREYSSAEEFVDLITGDGFEVINVETHPVRFPLIDLVIHLSTRIGLAGPDVGFYQKHKNLSRLRKLELPVIGYEIVEALVRKRCG from the coding sequence ATGCACGTGATTTTTTATGGTAAAGACGTTTCTAGACTGCTCGAGTCGGCTTTAACTTCACTGAACAAATCCATAAAGTTCACTATGCTTGATCTTGGATGCGGAGATGGGAAGCTTATCTTCGCCTTATATAAAAAAGGGCTTTTAGGAAACGCGGAGGAAATTGTAGGTGTAGATCTTTCTCAAGATAGGATAGAGCGGCTGAAGGAGAATCTTCCATTTGTTAAGGGAGTGATCTCAGACGCTTTAGATCTCAAACAGTTAACTGATTCCTCATTCGATTTTGTAATTTGCGCACAGTTAATGGAACATGTAAAAAATGATCGTACATTGGTATTAGGAATTGAACGTCTTTTAAAGACTGATGGTTTAGCGTATATATCTTCCGTGATCAAAAAGTGGTGGGGTTTTTACATTTATTTCAAAGAAGGTTCATTTAGGTTAGATCCTACCCATGTTAGAGAGTATTCGTCTGCAGAGGAATTTGTAGATTTAATTACTGGCGATGGCTTTGAAGTAATAAATGTGGAAACCCATCCAGTGAGATTTCCTCTTATAGACTTGGTCATCCACTTATCGACAAGGATTGGTTTGGCCGGACCAGATGTGGGATTTTATCAGAAACACAAAAATCTGAGCAGATTGAGAAAACTGGAGTTACCAGTAATTGGCTATGAAATTGTGGAAGCTTTAGTGAGAAAACGTTGTGGATAA